The following is a genomic window from Candidatus Aminicenantes bacterium.
AGGAGATCGCCCCCAGCGTTTCCAGATCCACATCATCGGCCGCGGCCGGCGGCCGCTTGCGCAGCGCGTCGATGCAGGTGTTGTTCAAAATCCGAAACAGATATGTGCTGAGGCGGGCGCCGAGGCGAAAGCCGCCGATCCCCCGGAACAGCTTCATGAACGTCTCCTGGACGGCGTCTTCGGCTTCCTGGGGGGAGCCCAGCATCCGCTGGGCCGTCCGCAGGAGAGGCGGGCTATAGCGGTCGTAAATCCGCCTGTAGGCGGCCAGATCGCCGGCCAGGCAGCGCTCGATAATTCGATGTTCGTCCTGGATGTCCATGGGGGAATGATACCGTATCTCCGCTCTGTTAGACGGGAAAAGGGGAGGTTTCGTTGACCGGACCGGAAAACAATCGTCGGGATTATTTCCCTGGCTTCTTCGACGGCCGTTTTCCGATCTCCGCCACGGCCCTTTCAAGAACAGTGTCTCGGCCGGCCCGGTAGTCGGCAACCGTGGGATAGGTCATGATCTGCGGCTTGACGCCGACTCCCACGAACTCCCGACCGTCGGCATAGGTGTTGTGCTTGGAGCAGACAAATCCCGCGCCCCCGCTCGGAAGGCTGAAGCGGAGCGGATTACCGGTGCTGCCGCCGCTCGGTTCCCCGATCATCGTTCCCCGTCCGCTCTGGTCGAAAGCGACGAGAAAGTCCTCGGCCGCGGAGAAAGTCCTGGCGCTCGTCAGGACGACCACCTGCCCCGCATAATGATGGTCCGGGTCAATGGGCTCCCGTTCAGCCGCTTCGACGTAGAGACGATCGGGGCGGCCCCAGGACCGGAAAGCCGGTTTATAGTCGCGGGTCGACCAGTACTCGCCGATAAACGGCTCCCTGGCCAAGACGGCCATGACCCTGTAACCGATGTTGGAATTGCCGCCGCCGTTTTCCCTCAGGTCGAGAATCAGGGTCTCGGACGCGGAGAACTCCGGGAAGCGTTTTAAAAACTCGTCGACGGTCGCATCGTCCTGGAAGCTGTTCAAGGCGATGTAAGCGATATTCCCCGGCAGCATCCGGAATTCGAAGGGCGCCGGGTCCGGCGCAAGCCTATCAATCTCCGGCAAAGAGAGGCGTCGGACGGTCCGTTCGATCGTTCGTCCGTCTGCCGTCGCCAGAGTCAGTTTGACCGGTTCGGCGAGCTCCCCGTTCAGCAGAGACCGCTCATAGGCCAGGATGTCCAAGTACTGCGGCGTGGAGGAGGATTTAAGCGGAAGCACGTATTTTTCTGCGTACGAACGCACCGGGAGCCCGTCGATCTTGACGATTTCCATGCCCCTGGCGATGCCCATCTTCCCAATCTCGGGATCATAGACCCTGTCCACCAGGACCCGACCCTCGATGAAGCGGGTCCGGAGGCCCATCCACCCAGCCCGAGTTTTCGAATATTCCAGGGGCATGATGATATAAGTGTGGCCGTCCTGGAGCTTCGCGCAGAGCTCCCGAAGGACCTGGTAATACTCGGCCGTGGAGCGCGCGGCCCGGACCCGGGGGATGAAGCGGATGTAAAGGGCGTCCCAGTCCAGGGCGGCCAGCTTCTCGGGAAAGGCGAAGTTGTACTTGACCTCGGACCAAAACCTGGACAACCCGGCGATCCGTGTCTCTTCCGACAGCTCTTCGGCATAGGGAACGCTCCAAGCCGGCGAATCCCACATCGCCTGCACGTACTTGGCGTTCTTCTCGAAGACCGCCAGAACCGGTTCCCATCGCGGGTCGGTCCGGAGCGATTCGAGATCGGTGCCCTTCCGGGCGTGATCGGCATCGGACCAGCCGAGCTCCCCGGCTTTTTTCAGGAACTCGAAGGCTCTATCCCGGCCACCGATGAGGGCGTAGCAGCAGGCCGCCTCGTAGGCGGCGCCGTAGTCGTCGGATCCGGCGGCGAAGGCTTTCTCGTACAGGGCCGCGGATTGGGCGAACTGCTTGCGGCCATAGGCTTGGCCGGCTTGCTTGACGAATTCATCGGCGCTCTGGGCCCAGGCGGCCGTGCCGATGAGGAGGAGGGAGACAAGAATCGCGGCACATCTTTTCACGGGGCCTTCCTTTCTCGATCGATTCCATAGATAGACCCAGACGGGCCGGCCGGCGACGCCGGATGATACGAATTGCATCCCGGAAGTCCACGGCAAAACAAAATCGCAGGTCCGCTCTGTTAGACGGGGAAAGCGGCGGTTTCGTTGACCGGGCCCCCAAACAATCGTCCGGACTATTTCCCTGGCTTCTTCGACGGCCGTTTTCCGATCTCCGCAACGGCCCTTTCGAGAACGGTGTCTTTGCCGGCCCGATAGTCGGCGACCGTAGGAGATGCCGCAATCTGCGGCTTGACGCCGACGCCCACGAACTCCCGGCCGTCGGCATAGGCGTCATGTTTGGAACAGACCAGCCCGGTTCCCCCGCCCGGAAGGCTGAAATTGAGGGGATTGCCGGTGCTGCCGCCGCTCGGCTCGCCGATGATCGTCCCCCGTCCGCTCTGGTCGAAGGCGACGAGAAAGTCCTCGGCCGCGGAGAAGGTCCGGGGGCTCGTCAGGACGATCACCTGCCCCGCATAATGATGATCTGGATCGACGGGCTCCCGTTCGGCCGCTTCGACGTACAGGCGGTCGGGACGTCCCCAAGACCGGAAAGCCGGCTTGTAATCGCGGGTCGACCAGCGTGAGCCCAGGAACGGTTCCTTGGCCAAAGCGGCCATGATCCTGTAGCCGACGTTGGTATTGCCGCCGCCGTTCTCCCGCAGGTCGAGGATCAGGGCCTTAGCGGCGGCGATCTCGGCGAAATGCTTAAAGAACACATCGGCGGTCTGATCGTCCATGAAGCTGTTCAGGGCGACACAGGCGATATTCCCGGCCAGAATCCGGAATTCGAAGGGCGCCGGCCGCGGGTCAGGCGCCAGCTTGGTTAACGCGGGGAACGTGAGGCGCGGGACAGTC
Proteins encoded in this region:
- a CDS encoding RNA polymerase sigma factor, translating into MDIQDEHRIIERCLAGDLAAYRRIYDRYSPPLLRTAQRMLGSPQEAEDAVQETFMKLFRGIGGFRLGARLSTYLFRILNNTCIDALRKRPPAAADDVDLETLGAISSSQEKDPGLEAAVDRLPAQMKACFVLFAVEQFSQEEVADMLGVNVGTVKTNVHRARRKLRIWLGFNPRGGTS
- a CDS encoding S41 family peptidase, yielding MKRCAAILVSLLLIGTAAWAQSADEFVKQAGQAYGRKQFAQSAALYEKAFAAGSDDYGAAYEAACCYALIGGRDRAFEFLKKAGELGWSDADHARKGTDLESLRTDPRWEPVLAVFEKNAKYVQAMWDSPAWSVPYAEELSEETRIAGLSRFWSEVKYNFAFPEKLAALDWDALYIRFIPRVRAARSTAEYYQVLRELCAKLQDGHTYIIMPLEYSKTRAGWMGLRTRFIEGRVLVDRVYDPEIGKMGIARGMEIVKIDGLPVRSYAEKYVLPLKSSSTPQYLDILAYERSLLNGELAEPVKLTLATADGRTIERTVRRLSLPEIDRLAPDPAPFEFRMLPGNIAYIALNSFQDDATVDEFLKRFPEFSASETLILDLRENGGGNSNIGYRVMAVLAREPFIGEYWSTRDYKPAFRSWGRPDRLYVEAAEREPIDPDHHYAGQVVVLTSARTFSAAEDFLVAFDQSGRGTMIGEPSGGSTGNPLRFSLPSGGAGFVCSKHNTYADGREFVGVGVKPQIMTYPTVADYRAGRDTVLERAVAEIGKRPSKKPGK